A genomic segment from Candidatus Viadribacter manganicus encodes:
- a CDS encoding response regulator has protein sequence MRILIAEDHPDNREMLTRRLLRKGYEVHCAENGAEAVEMAQSCAPDLILMDISMPVMSGIEATKAIRNTPDVSNVKIVALTAHAMESARKECMDAGCDDFATKPVDFAGLVALIEKYAA, from the coding sequence ATGCGCATTCTTATCGCTGAAGATCATCCCGATAACCGCGAAATGCTGACGCGCCGCTTGCTGCGCAAAGGCTACGAAGTGCACTGTGCTGAAAACGGCGCGGAGGCAGTGGAGATGGCCCAATCGTGCGCGCCGGATCTCATTCTCATGGATATCTCGATGCCGGTGATGTCCGGGATCGAGGCGACCAAGGCCATTCGCAACACGCCTGATGTGAGCAACGTGAAGATCGTGGCGCTGACTGCGCACGCGATGGAGAGCGCACGTAAGGAATGCATGGACGCGGGCTGCGACGACTTCGCGACCAAGCCGGTGGATTTTGCCGGCCTTGTCGCTTTGATCGAAAAGTACGCGGCCTAA
- a CDS encoding putative bifunctional diguanylate cyclase/phosphodiesterase, whose translation MSSVQGDEGASATTRLGRILLVDDQAQNRDMLGRRLERRGYDVVLRETAVGIEDVIAAENIELVLLDWMMPERSGLEALQGIRQRFDAEHVPVIVVTALDDGDIVSKALEGGSNDYITKPIDLRVLTARVKAQLDRRQAVLELDAIRDNLEKTVQQRTQDLVSANETLSAEIGEREAAEARAQSLARHDPLTGLANRRHFLEELERRLALVGTEECAFALMFVDLDRFKPINDVHGHAIGDQLLQVIATRLTGCIRDDSFAARLGGDEFAVLLEGPGNRDAVAAAARRILHELSAPILVNGLKLTVGASIGVALCPEDGDVPADLLQRGDAAMLRAKEDRGAYKFFDSSIDEELKMKAALENELRMAIPNGDIVPYFQPVVRVDTGELAGFEVLARWPHRERGMISPADFIPVAEDAGLVDAMFWALLAQACRKALDAPGEFVLAVNISPSQVRDQWFPEKVLRTLRETGFPAQRLEIEVTESAMIGDVARAKTSLMSLKNQGVRIALDDFGTGYSSLFLLRELPIDKLKIDRSFVARITTDRENATIVGALVGLGKALGLKVTAEGVEDEATADALRAMGCELAQGYLYGRASELPEYNVQALRAAS comes from the coding sequence ATGTCCTCGGTTCAAGGCGATGAGGGCGCGTCAGCGACGACGCGCCTCGGACGTATTCTCCTGGTCGACGACCAGGCGCAAAACCGTGACATGCTCGGCCGCCGGCTTGAGCGTCGCGGATATGACGTCGTGCTGCGCGAAACTGCGGTGGGCATTGAAGATGTTATTGCCGCCGAAAATATCGAACTGGTTCTGCTTGATTGGATGATGCCCGAGCGCTCCGGGTTGGAAGCGCTGCAAGGCATTCGTCAGCGTTTCGACGCCGAGCACGTGCCGGTGATCGTCGTCACTGCGCTTGATGATGGCGATATCGTCTCGAAGGCGCTGGAAGGCGGCTCAAACGACTACATCACCAAGCCGATCGATCTGCGGGTGCTGACGGCGCGGGTAAAGGCGCAGCTGGATCGCCGTCAGGCGGTGCTTGAGCTCGATGCGATCCGCGACAATCTAGAGAAGACGGTCCAGCAGCGTACCCAGGATCTGGTGAGCGCCAACGAGACGCTCTCGGCTGAGATCGGCGAACGGGAAGCTGCCGAGGCGCGCGCTCAATCTCTGGCGCGCCACGATCCGCTGACGGGTCTGGCGAACCGCCGGCACTTCCTGGAAGAATTGGAACGGCGTCTGGCGCTGGTTGGCACTGAAGAGTGTGCTTTCGCGCTGATGTTCGTGGATCTCGATCGCTTCAAGCCGATCAACGACGTTCATGGTCACGCGATTGGCGATCAATTGCTGCAAGTTATCGCGACGCGCCTGACTGGCTGCATCCGCGACGATAGTTTCGCGGCGCGCCTGGGCGGCGACGAATTTGCGGTGTTGCTGGAAGGGCCGGGCAATCGTGATGCGGTCGCGGCGGCGGCGCGACGCATTCTGCATGAGCTCTCGGCGCCGATTTTGGTCAACGGATTGAAGCTCACGGTTGGCGCTTCGATTGGTGTTGCGCTTTGCCCTGAAGATGGCGACGTGCCGGCCGATCTCCTGCAACGCGGCGACGCTGCGATGCTGCGCGCGAAGGAAGATCGCGGCGCCTACAAGTTCTTCGACTCTTCAATCGATGAAGAGCTGAAGATGAAAGCCGCGCTCGAAAACGAATTGCGTATGGCGATCCCGAACGGCGATATCGTGCCGTATTTTCAGCCGGTGGTGCGTGTCGACACGGGCGAATTGGCTGGCTTTGAAGTTTTGGCGCGCTGGCCGCACCGCGAACGCGGCATGATCTCGCCGGCGGACTTCATCCCGGTCGCCGAGGATGCGGGCCTGGTGGACGCGATGTTCTGGGCGTTGCTGGCGCAAGCATGCCGCAAAGCACTCGATGCGCCGGGCGAATTCGTGCTGGCGGTCAACATTTCGCCGAGCCAAGTACGCGACCAATGGTTCCCGGAAAAAGTGCTGCGCACGCTGCGCGAAACAGGCTTCCCGGCGCAACGTCTCGAGATTGAAGTGACGGAAAGCGCGATGATCGGCGATGTCGCGCGTGCGAAGACTTCGCTGATGTCGCTGAAAAATCAGGGCGTGCGGATTGCGCTTGATGACTTCGGCACCGGCTATTCTTCGCTGTTCTTGTTGCGCGAACTGCCGATCGACAAATTGAAGATCGACCGCTCGTTCGTGGCGCGGATCACCACCGATCGTGAAAACGCGACTATCGTTGGCGCGCTTGTTGGTCTTGGCAAAGCGCTCGGGCTCAAAGTTACGGCTGAGGGCGTCGAGGACGAAGCGACCGCGGATGCACTGCGCGCGATGGGCTGCGAGCTGGCGCAAGGCTATCTTTACGGGCGCGCGTCAGAGCTGCCCGAGTACAACGTTCAAGCTTTGCGTGCTGCGAGCTGA